In the Halococcus hamelinensis 100A6 genome, TCCATCGCCTTCACGAGGAAGGAGCCGTAGCCGAGCGCCCGGTTGTCGGCGAGCGACGACCGCCCGACCGAATCGGCCACGTTCTCGGTCGCTTCCTCGACCTGATTGTCGTAGTCGAGCAACGGTGCGTCCGACCGGGGGCGGGCGAGCAGGGTCAGCACGCTCACGGCAATGACGATCCAGCCGAGGTCGCCCGCGACCGCCGCGGCGGCGGCCCCGGGGGCCATCCCCGCACCGCCCGCGCCCGTCACCGCGCCGACGATCCCCGTGCCGGCCACGAGGTGGGCGACGAACTCGCCGCCGACGACGACCCCGATGACGCCGAGCAGCGGCCAGCGCGTGCGCTCGTTGTAGGCCGCGACCAGCGCGACCAGCGCGGCGATGGCGACGAGCGTGAACCACGCCGAGCGCGCGACCGTCAGCCGCACGCCGATGAGGTAGTAGAGCAACAATCCGAGCGGCAGGAGGTAGAACCAGCCCCGGCGGAGGTGCGAGCCGAGCGCGACGAGGTCGCTCGGGTCGACGCCGCCGAGCCCCATCCGCGAGGCTTCGAGGTGGACCATCACCCAGACCCCGAAGAAGAACACCACCGCGGGGACCAGCGCCGCGACGATCACGTCCGCGAACGGGGTGCCGGTGTACTCGACGATCAGGAACGCCGCCGCGCCCATCACCGGCGGGAGGATCTGGCCGCCGGAGGAGGCCGAGGCCTCGACGCCGCCCGCGAACTCCGGGCGGTAGCCCGTGCGCTTCATCAGCGGGATCGTGAACGCCCCCGTGGTGACGGTGTTCGCGATCGACGACCCCGAGATCATCCCCATGAAGCCGGAGGCGAGGATCGACGCCTTCGCCGGCCCGCCCTTTCGCCGACCGGTCGCGGCGTACGCGAGGTCGATGAACCACTGGCCCGCGCCGCTCATCTCGAGGAACGCCCCGAACAGGATGAAGATGTAGATGAACTGCACGCTCACCTGCACCGGGACGCCGAAGACGCCGTTCGCGGTGTTGTACCAGAGGTTCTGGATGATGTCGGCCCAGCCGGTCTGTTGGATCTGCCCGAGCACGCCCACGATTGGGGCGTCACCCGGGATCAGGTAGCCGTACCTGGCGTAGACGATGAACGCGCCGACGATCCCCATGAGGTAGACCCCGAGGGTGCGTCGGGTGGCTTCGAGCACGAGCAACACCCCGATCGCTCCGAGCACGAACGCGTAGGAGACCTCGTCCAGCGGGATGCCGAGCGCCGAGACCGCCTGCACCGGGAGGTCGAGGAACGGATACACCTCGACGATCGTCTGTCCCGAGTCCAGCCCGAGCGACCGGAGCAGGTTGATCTCCTCGAACTCGGTCAGCATGTAGTGGGTCGTGAGCGCCGAGAACACCAGCAACACGGCGTCGACGGGCGTCACGCGGTTGCGGTCGGGGTCGAGCAGGAGCCACCGGACCCCGCCGCGAACGCCGCGCGCACCGCGCGTCGCCGGGTGGTCCGTCCCGAGACGGGCTTCGAGCCCCGGGACGACCCGGGCCAGCCGTCCCGACAGCGCGCCGTCGCCCTGGCTCGCCGGGAAGAGCAGGAAGGTGAGGAGCAACCCAAAGGTGACGTGGATGCTGTTGACCTGGAGCGACTGGAGCGAGCCGGGACCGACCTCGCCGACGAACGGGAGCGTGACCTCGAAGAAGAACCCGCGCGCGGCGAGCCAGAGCTGGTAGGCCGAGAAGAGCACGCCGACGACGAGGACCACCACCGCGGCGACCCCCCGGAGCGACCGCCGACGTTCGAGCTCGTCGATGAGCTCCTCGGGGTCCTCGGCTGGTTCGTCGGTTCGGTCGTCGCTGGGGTCGTCGGGTGGTGTGTCGGTACTCATCGGTTGAATTCGTCGAGGGTGGTCGTCAACATCGAGCGCTGTTCGATCGAGAGACGGACGCCCTCGCCATCGGAGAGCGCCACGAGGTCGTAGTGCCGGTCACCCACGCGAAGTCGGTGGCCGGCGACGGAGCCGGGTTCGACGTAGAGCTCCTCGTAGGTGCCCGGGGGGTCGAAGACGAACCACTCGCCCTCCCGGGTCACGTTCTCGCGCGCGGGCAACCCCCAACCGTAGGACTGGAACTCCATCCGTGTCATCTCCAACGAGCCGTTGTGGACCCGGTAGATGTCGTGGACGGGGGTCTTCTCCACGCTGTGGGTGTAGTTGAGCATCACCGGCGTGCCCTCCTCGACCGGCGCGGTGAGCAGGTGCTCGCCGGTGTCGGCGTCCGCGACGACGAGGACGTTCCCGCCGGGTGTGGCGGCGGCGACGGCGGTGACGGCGGCGACGGCCGCTATGGCCACGACCGCCAGACCGACCGCGCGTTTGACCCGCCGGTCCGTCATCGACTCGATTCCCGTGCCGTCATTTCTCGGTCAGGTGCATGTGAGAGGTATCGATAGAGATCCGCGACCGTTGCTCCGGTCCGCTCAGGAGCTGGTCGTCCCGCCGCCCATCCCGGTTTCGGCGGTTCCGTTCGTGCCGCCGGTCGTCCCGCCCATCCCGGTCTCGCTGGTTCCGGACGTTCCGTTGGCGTTGCCCGACCCGCCGCCGGATTCGAAGTACGACGCCGCACCCGGGTGGAGTTCGATCGACATCCCCTCCTGTGCCGACCCCGCGCTGATGAACTCGGTCTTGATGGTGAGGTCCGAGACGTTGTCGAAGACCGCGGCGGTGACCGTCTCGACGGTCTCCGCCGGGACCTGGGTGGTCGTCGCGATCATCGCCTGCACGGAGACGGTGGGTTTCGGTTCGCTGACGCCCTGGTAGGTCCCGCCGGGGATCCGGTCGTCCGCGAAGTAGTCCGCGGCCTGTTTGACCTGCTGGCGTTCCTCGCCCTCGATCGCGACGATCCCGATCGAGCTGGTCTCGGCGAGTTCGGCGATCGCACCGACCGGCCACCCGCCGACGACGAACGCCGCGTCGATGTCGCCGTTCTGGATCTGTTCGGCGGCCTGCGAGAAGTCGGTGTTCTGCTCGGAGAAGTCGGTGACGCCGACGGCTTCGAGGATCGCGTTCGCGTCGACCTGGGTGCCGCTCCCGAGGTCGCCGGTGTTGATCGTCGCGCCGCTGAGGTCCGAGAGCGACGCGATGTCGCTGTCGCCGGGCGTGACGACCGTGATGGTCTCGGGGTAGAGGGTCCCGACGCCGCGGAGGTTCTCGATCGCGTTGCCCTCGAAGGCGTCGATGCCGGTGCCGTTCTTCGCGAAGAAGGCGACGTCGTTCTGGATCAGCGCGAAGTCGGCGGAGCCATCGGAGAGGCTGCCGACGTTCTCGACCGACGCGCCCGTCGAGCGTACCTGGAGGCTGAAGTCGGTGTTCGACTCGACGACCTGTTTGATCTCGTTCGAGAGCGGGTAGTACGTCCCGCCGGTCCCGCCCGCGTCCCAGACGAGCGCGTTACCGCCACCGCCGCCACCGGAGCTCGACCCGTTGCCGCCCGACCCGCCGCCGGAGCCGCTGGTCCCGCTGCCGGACCCGCTCGTACCCCCGCCGCCGGAGCCGTTGCCCGACTCGTTGCCGCCACCGCCGCCACCGGAACAGCCGGCCAGCCCGCCCGCCGCGACGACGCCGACCGCACCCGCCGACTTGAGGAATCGTCGGCGCGACGCGTTGTCGTCGGCATCGGTCCGTCGTGTCCGCTCTTCGTTTGGAGCCATACATTGTCAACTATTCTCCATAGTATTAATCTACCGACAGCGATCGCCGGCGGACCGCTGAAAAATACCCTACTGAGATAAAACCCGCGAGGACCCGCGCCGCCGCTACGAGTCCGCCCGCCTCCCGGAGGCCGACCGCGAGCGGGGTGTGTTCGAGCGCGCGTTCGACGTTCGTCCGGTCCCGGTTGGCCCACCACTCGAACCCGCGATAGATTCCCCATTCTGGCCGATCACACCAAATCGATTCATGATCGAAGCAGTACGATTTGCGAATCCCGACACAAATGAGAGACCGCCTCCGCCCCGCATCAGCCACACGCCTCCCGCACCCACTTTTTTCCGACTCGGGTTAGCTCGCTGCGCTCGCTAACCACTCGTCGCAAAAACCTGGACTAAAAAGGCTGCTCGCTCACTTCGTTCGCTCACAGTACAATCACTACCACCGCCCCGCATCAGCCACACGCCTCCCCAACCGACTGCGCTCCTTACTCGCGTCGCTCCGCTCGCTCACTGCGGTGCTCATCCACTGGCAGAGCAAAGCTCTGCCAAGCCCGCGCTCACGTTGCTCGCGCGGACCTCGCACAGTGTCCGCGACCGCCCCTCACTATCGTTCGGGCCGGCCGCGAGCGCGCGCCGACAGCAGCTGCACCGCAACGGGTCGGCCACTCCCCTCCGGCGGGAGCGCTCACCACCCATCGAACTTCTAGCGTCGGGGCCGCTGCGAGGTCACATGGACGACCGACTCGACCGGGGGATCGCTTCCCGTCGAGCCGGTTCGCCGGTCCCGTTCCCGCCGAGTGGCCGCTGAGCCACTCACCATCCCTTCCCGCTCGACGGAACCGCACCGCGTTTAACCCATCACGGACACGACTACGTATGAGCGAACCGGAATCACAGGAGCTCGGTATCACGGAATCGAAGGAGTACGCGACCGGCGAGTGGTTCGCCGAGGTCGTCAAGAAGGCGAAGCTCGCGGACTACGCCCCGATGGGCGGGTTCATCGTCACCCGACCCCGCGGCTACGCCCTCTGGGAGGGCATCCAGGACCATCTCGACGGCTGGTTCAAGGAGACGGGCGTCCAGAACGCCTACTTCCCGATGTTCATCCCCGAGAGCTACCTCGAACGCGAGAAGGACATCGTGGAGGGCTTCGACCCCGAGGTGGCGTGGGTCACCGAGGCGGGCAACGAGGAGCTCGACGAACGGCTCGCCGTGCGCCCCACCAGCGAGTCGATCATCACGCCCTTCATGAGCCAGTGGATCCGGAGCCACCGCGACCTCCCGATGCGGGTGAACCAGTGGTGTTCGGTGGTGCGCTGGGAGGCCACCGACACGAAGCCGTTCTTCCGCACGAAGGAGTTCCTCTGGCAGGAGGGCCACACCGCCCATCAGGACGGCGAGGCGGCGTGGGAGGAGACGATGCGCCGGCTCGAACAGTACCGCCGGCTCCACGAGGAGGTGCTCGCGATGCCGGTATTGGAGGGCCGAAAGCCCGAACACGACAAGTTCCCCGGCGCGCACACCACGGCGGCCATTCAACCCCTGATGCCCGACGGCCGGGCGCTCCAGGCCGCCACCAGTCACTACCTCGGCGACGGGTTCGCGGAGGCGTTCGACATGACCTACGTCGACCGCGACGAGAACGAACACGTCGCCCACACCACCTCGTGGGGGCTGTCGTGGCGCGCGCTCGGCGGGATGGTGATGACCCACTCCGACGACCAGGGGCTCGTGCTCCCGCCCGCGCTCGCGCCCGAACAGGTCGTCGTGGTACCGATCTGGCAGGAGGACACCCAAGCGGAGGTGCTCGATTACGCCGCCGACCTCGCGGCCGAACTCGACGAGGCCGGCCTCCGCGTCGAACTCGACGACCGCGACGAGCGCAACCCCGGCTTCAAGTTCAACGAGTGGGAGCTCTACGGCGTCCCCCTCCGGATCGAGGTCGGCCCACACGAGGTCGAGGACGGCGAGGCCACGCTGGTCCACCGCCCCGACGGCGAATCCGTGGTCGAATCGCGGGACGGGATCGCGAACACCGTCGAGGACCACCTCGACACCGTGTTCGCGAAGCTCTACGCCGCCGCCGAGGAGCATCTGGAGGAGAACATCCGTGAGGCCGAGAGCCGCAACGAGTTGTTGGGAACCATCGGCCAACACGGCGGCTACGTTAAAACTGGCTGGTGCGGCGACGAGGACTGCGAGACCGAGATCAAGGACCAGATCGCCGCCGAGATCGTGATGGTGCCCCTCGACCGCGACGAGGAACCGGTCCAGGAGACCTGCGCCATCTGCGGCGAACCGGCGACGGAGACGGCCTACTTCGCCAAATCCTACTGAACCGGCTCCGGACCGGCGGCCCCTTCGAGCGACCCCGATGCATATGCATGGTATTAACAGACACTTATGCTTTCAGGGATAACCTCTTATTGGACACCACGGTATCCGGTGACATATGGCTACTCATCACCCCTCCGGAGCGGAGTCGGTGGCGACGCTCGCCGACCCCACGGAGGAGCGCTCGAACTGCGGTGTTGGCGTCGTAATGGACCTCGATGGCGGTCGCGACCACTCGGTCGTCGCCGACAGCCTCGAACTCCTCGCGAACCTCGAACACCGTGGCACGACCGGTGCCGAAGAGAACACCGGCGACGGCGCGGGTATCATGCTCCAGACCCCCCACGAGTTCTTCGCAGACGAGCTCGATTTCGATCTCCCCGAGACCTACGCCGTCGGCTCGGTCTTCTTCCCCCGTGACGAGGCGGCCCGCGAGGCGCTTCAGGAGCTCTTCGAGGACCGCCTCGCCGACCACGGGCTCTCGGTACGCCACTGGCGCGACGTCCCGACCGACAACGACGACCTCGGCAAGACGGCGCTCGACTCCGAACCCGACGTCTATCAGGCGTTCGTCGTGCCGGACGAGGCCCTCAGTGGTGACGCGTTCGACCACCGACTCTACGTCGCCCGGCGTGCGGTCGAGAAGGCGGTCGACGAGCGCGACCCCGACGGCCACGAACGCTTCTACATCTGTTCGCTCGACCGGCAGACGCTGGTCTACAAGGGGCTCCTGAAGGGCGACCAGATCGCCGAGTACTACCCCGACCTCACCGACGAGCGGATGCGCTCGACGTTCGTGTTGGTCCACGCCCGCTTTTCGACCAACACCCTCGGCGCGTGGCACCTCGCCCACCCCTACCGAAACGTGATCCACAACGGCGAGATCAACACCATCCAGGGCAACGTCAACTGGATGCGGGCGCGCGAGAACGATATTCGAACTGACGAGTTCGACATCGACGCCGTCCGACCCGTGATCGCCGACCCCGAGCAGTCCGACACCGCGAGCGTCGACAACGCGCTCGAACTCCTCCTCCACGGAGGTCGCGACCTCCCCCACGCGCTCCGCCTGCTTATCCCCGAGGCGTTCCGCGGCGAGGAACACCGGATGAGCGACGAACGCCGGGCGTTCTACGACTACCACGCCTCGCTCTCCGAACCCTGGGACGGCCCTGCCCTCGTCGCGGCCACCGACGGCGAGCGCGTCGGCGCGGTGCTCGACCGAAACGGGTTCCGACCCTGTCGGTACGACGTTACGACCGACAACCGACTCGTGATGGCGAGCGAGGCCGGCGCGCTCGACCTCGACCCCTCGGAGATCGAGGAACGCGGTCGGCTCGAACCGGGTCAGCTCTTCGTCGCCGACCCCGAGGTCGGTCGGGTCATCCCCGACGAGGAGGCCTTCGAGAGCCTCACCGACGAGAAGTACGCCGCCTGGGTCGACGAGGAGCAGGTCCACCTCGACGACCTCGCCGGCGAGGCGGCCCACGAACACGCCGCACGCGACGCGGGGGAGTCGGTGGACGACCTCCGCTCCCACCAGGCGCTCTACGGTTACACCTACGACGAACTCGACAACCTGCTCGAACCCATGTCGAAGAAAGGGAAGGACCCCGTCGGGTCGATGGGCGACGACACGCCGCTCTCGGTGCTCTCGCAGTTCAACCGGCCGCTGTTCACCTACTTCCGACAGCGATTCGCCCAGGTCACCAACCCGCCGCTCGACTACATCCGCGAGGAGCTGGTGACCTCGCTCGAAACCCGACTGGGCGACCAGCCAAACCTCCTCGGCGAGACCCGCGAGCACGCCCGCCAGCTGGTCTGTGACTCGCCGATCCTCACCGACGCCCAGACCGAGGCGATCAAGTCGATGGACGGCGACGCAAACGGGCTGACGGCCGCGACGGTCGACATCACCTACGAGGCCGACGGCGACCTCGAAGCGGCGGTCGAACGGGTGCGCGAGGACGCCAGCGTCGCCGCCGACGAGCACGACATCGTGGTGCTCTCGGACCGCGCGGCGAGCGAGTCCCGAAAACCGATACCGAGCCTGCTCGCGACCGGCGCGGTCCACCACCACCTCGTGCGCAACGGGCTCCGGAATCGGGCCGGCCTCGTGGTCGAGTCGGCCGACCCCAGAGCCGTGCATCACATCGCGACCCTCGTGGGCTACGGCGCGGGCGCGATCAACCCCTACCTCGCCTACCAGACCATCGCGGACCTCACCGCGGGCGGCGACGGTGCGGAGCTCGACGCCGCCATCGGGGCCTACATCGAGGCGCTCGAAGACGGGTTGTTGAAGACCATGTCGAAGATGGGTATCTCCACGGTCCAGAGCTACCAGGGCGCGCAGATCTTCGAGGCCGTCGGGGTGAACTCGGACTTCGTCGCGGAGTACTTCGAGGGCACGACCGCCCGGACGGGCGGGATCGGCATCGAGGAGGTCGAAGCGGACCTCGCGGACCGCCACACGGTCGCGTTCTCGGAGGACCCACAGATCGAGCGCCAGGGCGAGTACGAACACCGCTCCGGCGGGATATTCCACGAGTGGAACCCCAAAACCGTGGGTGCGCTCCAGCAGGCCGTCCGGCGCGGCGACTACGAGCAGTACGGCGAGTTCGCCGAGCTGATGAACAACCAGCAAGAACGGCTCCAGAGTCTCCGAGGCCTGCTCGAATTCGACTCCGACCGCGAGTCGGTCCCGATCGAGGAGGTCGAACCCGTCACCGATATCGTGAAACGGTTCTCGACGGCCGCGATGAGCCTCGGAAGTCTCTCGCCCGAGATGCACGAGAACAACGCGGTGGCGATGAGTCGGCTGGGCGGGAAGTCGAACACGGGTGAGGGCGGCGAACCGCCCGAACGGTTCGGCACCGAGAAGGAGTGCAACGTCAAGCAGGTCGCCTCGGGTCGCTTCGGGGTCACGTCCGAGTACCTCACCTCGGCCGACGAACTCCAGATAAAGATGGCCCAGGGAAGCAAGCCCGGCGAGGGCGGCCACCTTCCGGGGAAGAAGGTCAACGAGATGATCGCCCACGTCCGCCACGCGACCCCCGGGGTGGGACTCATCTCGCCGCCGCCGCTCCACGACATCTACTCGATCGAGGACCTGAAACAGCTGATCCACGACCTGAAGGCCGCGAACCCCGAGGCCGACATCAACGTCAAACTCGTCTCCGAGGCGGGGATCGGCACCATCGCGGCGGGCGTCGCGAAGGCCAACGCCGACGTGGTCCACATCTCGGGTCACTCCGGGGGGACGGGCGCGAGCCCACGGACCTCGATCAAGAACGCGGGCGTCCCGTGGGAGCTCGGTCTCGCGGAGACGAACCAGATGCTTCGCGAAACTCGGCTTCGCTCCCGGATCCGCGTCTCGACCGACGGCGGCCTCAAGACGGGACGGGACGTCGCGGTCGCAGCGTTGCTCGGCGCGGAGGAGTACATCTTCGGGACCGCGTCGCTCGTGACCTCGGGCTGTGTGATGGCCCGCCAGTGTCACGAGAACACCTGTCCCGTGGGGGTGGCGACCCAGCGCGAGGAGCTCCGCGAGCGCTTCTCGGGCGAACCCGACCACGTCATCAACTACATGACGTTCATCGCGCAGGAACTCCGCGAGCTGATGGCCGAGCTCGGCTTCACGACTGTGGAGGAGATGGTCGGCCGGCCGTCGTTCCTCGCCCAGCGCGAGGACGTCAGCCAGGAGAAGGCACGGAAGGTCGATCTTTCCTCCGTGCTCGCCGAGCCCCGGAGCGACGGCGAGCCCGGCACCGAACGGACCAAAGTCAGGGAGCAGACCCACGAGGTCGACGAGCAACTGGACCACGAGATCATCGCCGACGCGGAGGAGGCGATCGAGGAGGGCCAACCCGTCTCGCTGAACTACGACATCTCGAACGTCGACCGCGCGGTCGGCGCGCTGCTCTCGAACCGTATCTCGAGGGAACACGGTGGATCGGGCCTCGGCGAAGACACCGTCCGCCTGAGCTTCGACGGGACCGCGGGTCAGAGCTTCGGGGCCTTCCTCGCCTCGGGCGTGACGATGGACCTCACCGGCACCGCGAACGACTACGTCGGCAAGGGGCTCTCGGGTGGAAAGCTCGTGCTCGAAACCCCACCCGACGCGGCCTACGAGGCCGCCGAGAACAGCCTGATCGGCAACGTCGCGCTCTACGGCGCGACCGAGGGCGAGGCCTACATCAACGGCAAGGCGGGCGAGCGGTTCGCCGTCCGAAACTCGGGCGTGACGGGCGTCGTCGAGTCGGTCGGCGACCACGGCTGTGAGTACATGACCGGGGGAGCCATCGCGGTGCTCGGCAGCACGGGCAAGAACTTCGCCGCCGGGATGAGCGGCGGGGTGGCCTACGTCCTCGACCCCGACGACGAGTTCGACTCGAAGGTGAACCACGGCATGGTCAGCACGAGCCGCGACCTCGACCGGAAGGACGAGACGATGCTCCGCCGCCTGGTCGAGAACCACGTCGCCTACACCGACTCCGAGCGCGGCGCGGCCGTACTCGACGACTGGGAGGACGTGAAGACGCAGTTCGTGAAGGTGATGCCCGACGCCTACGCCGACGCCATCGCCGAGCGCGAGGAGGCCGACGTCAGAACCCGACCGCCGGCCCAGGCGAGTCCCGCGAGCGGCGAGCGCCACGTCGCCGAGGGCGGCGCGGACTGAGGTCGGTCGTCGGGGCGGTTTGGAAACCAAATTATAGAGCGAAATGGCTTCGGTTTCGAAACCAGAATCCCGGTAAATCCCGAGGCCGTATGGATCGACGTGACTCTCGAAACGGCGCTCACCGGTTTTCTCACCGACCCGGTCGTGGTCGCAGGGTGGGTCGTCCTCGTGGCATCGTCGCTCGTCGTCCTCGCGTGGGACCTCCGGACCAACAACCCCGAGACGGCCTCGATGATGAAGTTCGCGTGGGGGCTCTCGACGCTCTACTCCGGCCCGATCGCGCTCGGGGCCTACTGGTACGCCGGCCGGTCACAGATCGCGGGCGATTCGATCTGGCGGAAGGGATTTCGCTCGGTCACCCACTGCTACTCGGGCTGCGGGGCGGGCGAGGCGGTCGGCGTGGTGGGGATGGCGGGCGTGCTCGCGGTCTCCAGTACGGCGCTCACCGCCGCCGTGACGTTCTCGCTCGCCTACCTGTTCGGCTTCGGGCTCACCATCGGCCCGCTGCTCCAGGAGGGCGTCGGCCTCCGCGAGGCGCTCTCGGACTCGTTCTACAGCGAGACCGCGAGCATCACCGTGATGGAGGTCGCCGCCATCGGTACCGACATCTGGATCGCCGGGAACGCCCACATCGGCGACCTGCTCTTCTGGACGGGGCTCGCGTTCTCGCTCTCGGTTGGCTACTTCGTGGCCTACCCGGTGAACGTCTATCTGGTCCATCGCGGGGTCAAGGGTGGGATGCAGAACCCGACCGAACGCGGGCAGACGGCGTAGCGAGGACTCTCCCGTACCGCTCGACATCGTTTTGCGCCTCCGCCGTGCGAGTGTAGCCGTGAACGCACTCGTCATCGGCGGCACGCGCTTCATCGGCCGTCACACCGTCGAGGAACTCCGCTCGCACGACTACGACGTCACCGTCTTCAATCGCGGGAACCACGAGAACCCCTTCGAGACCGTCGAACACGTCACCGGCGACCGGACCGACCCCGAAGCCCTCGAAGACGCGGCCCAGCGTATCGATCCCGACGTCGTGGTCGACTGTGTGGCCTACCACCCCGACGAGGTCCGTCACGCGGTCGACGCGTTCGCCGACGCGAACGCCTACGTCGTGATATCGAGCGGCGCGGCCTACGGGATCGACGCGATCCCGAAGCGTGAGGACGAGACCAGGCTCCACGAGTGCACCGACGAGCAGGCGACCGACGACTCCTGGGAGACCTACGGCCCGCGAAAGGCCGCGATCGACCGCGTCGTGGCGGCCGCGGGCGAGGCGGGCGTGAACGCGATGAGCGTTCGCCCGCCCGTGGTCTACGGCCCCCACGACTACACCGAACGCTTCGGATACTGGGTCGACCGCGTCGCGAACCACGACCG is a window encoding:
- a CDS encoding NAD-dependent epimerase/dehydratase family protein; its protein translation is MNALVIGGTRFIGRHTVEELRSHDYDVTVFNRGNHENPFETVEHVTGDRTDPEALEDAAQRIDPDVVVDCVAYHPDEVRHAVDAFADANAYVVISSGAAYGIDAIPKREDETRLHECTDEQATDDSWETYGPRKAAIDRVVAAAGEAGVNAMSVRPPVVYGPHDYTERFGYWVDRVANHDRVVVPGDGDGLRHMVFVEDVASALVRVAEHGDSGESYNVGDRRLPILEEWVGLVADALDTEVEVVTANARELAAADLAPEDFPLHLDYPHVLSTAKLAALGWEATPIEDALDRTVRAFRESERTGRENGPERATEERVLGILDTV